The proteins below are encoded in one region of Acidithiobacillus ferrooxidans ATCC 23270:
- the nuoH gene encoding NADH-quinone oxidoreductase subunit NuoH, with product MHDFQSTAWWAILWSIIKIVVVLVPLLLGVAYLTLAERKVIGYIQVRLGPNRVGFKGSLQPIADAVKLMFKEVIIPTNANRFLFLAAPVLAFVPAMLVWAAIPFGPDMAISHMNAGLLYVLAIAGLGVYGIIVAGWASNSKYAFLGAMRAAAQLVAYEIAMGFALVGLLMAAQTLNLTKIVEAQAGGGFWSWYWLPLFPFFLVYFISGVAETNRAPFDVAEGESEIVAGFHVEYSGMAFALFFLAEYANMIFVSMLTTVLFLGGWYAPINTPWLTWIPGVVWLLLKTAFLLYVFLWIRATFPRYRYDQIMRLGWKVFIPVTIAWIVVVGVALETPLRVILR from the coding sequence ATGCATGATTTTCAGAGTACGGCGTGGTGGGCGATCCTCTGGTCGATCATCAAGATTGTCGTCGTCTTGGTGCCACTACTGTTGGGTGTGGCCTATCTGACCCTGGCCGAGCGCAAGGTGATTGGTTATATACAGGTACGTCTGGGCCCCAATCGCGTGGGCTTCAAGGGCTCGTTGCAGCCGATCGCCGATGCGGTCAAGCTGATGTTCAAGGAAGTGATCATCCCGACCAACGCTAATCGGTTTCTGTTTCTGGCGGCACCGGTGCTGGCTTTCGTGCCGGCAATGCTGGTCTGGGCGGCCATTCCTTTCGGCCCGGATATGGCCATCTCCCATATGAACGCCGGTCTCCTTTATGTGCTGGCCATCGCCGGCCTGGGGGTATACGGCATCATCGTTGCGGGCTGGGCGTCCAATTCCAAATATGCCTTTCTGGGGGCCATGCGGGCGGCGGCTCAGTTGGTGGCTTACGAAATTGCCATGGGCTTTGCTCTGGTGGGATTGTTGATGGCTGCCCAGACCCTGAATCTCACCAAAATCGTGGAAGCCCAGGCGGGAGGCGGTTTCTGGTCCTGGTATTGGCTGCCGTTATTTCCGTTCTTTCTGGTGTACTTTATTTCCGGCGTGGCCGAAACCAACCGCGCACCTTTTGACGTAGCGGAAGGCGAGTCGGAAATTGTGGCGGGATTTCATGTGGAGTATTCCGGGATGGCCTTCGCGCTGTTCTTTCTGGCGGAATATGCCAATATGATTTTTGTCTCCATGTTGACGACGGTGCTCTTTCTCGGTGGCTGGTATGCGCCGATCAATACACCATGGCTCACCTGGATACCGGGTGTCGTCTGGTTATTGCTGAAAACCGCTTTCCTGCTGTATGTGTTTTTATGGATTCGCGCCACTTTTCCCCGTTATCGCTATGACCAGATCATGCGTTTGGGCTGGAAGGTGTTTATCCCGGTGACCATTGCCTGGATCGTCGTAGTCGGCGTTGCTCTGGAAACGCCCCTGCGCGTCATTTTGCGCTGA
- the nuoK gene encoding NADH-quinone oxidoreductase subunit NuoK, with translation MNAGQPTLAAYLILGAMLFSIGVVGVFLNRKNVIILLMAIELLLLAVNINLVAFSRYLGNLDGQVFVFFILTVAAAEAAIGLAILVAYFRNRHSINVDDIDELRG, from the coding sequence ATGAATGCTGGACAACCGACCCTGGCGGCCTACCTGATTCTCGGAGCGATGCTCTTTTCTATCGGTGTGGTTGGTGTTTTCCTCAATCGCAAGAATGTCATCATTCTGCTGATGGCCATCGAGTTGCTGCTGCTGGCGGTAAATATCAATCTGGTCGCATTTTCCCGTTATCTCGGCAATCTCGATGGGCAGGTATTTGTATTTTTTATTCTTACGGTGGCGGCGGCAGAGGCGGCGATTGGTTTGGCGATACTGGTCGCCTATTTCCGCAATCGCCATAGCATCAATGTGGATGATATCGATGAGTTGAGGGGCTGA
- the nuoF gene encoding NADH-quinone oxidoreductase subunit NuoF: MFVNGVTLQNRGLPDSHRLSVYAGTGGYDALRRVLLDSMAPDQIISEIKKSALRGRGGAGFPTGLKWSFMPKGVTGTKYLLCNADEGEPGTCKDRDIMRYEPHRLIEGMIIGAYAMGASTGYIFIRGEFVEPIHIVEGALEEAYAKGYLGQNILGTDFSFDLYVHRGAGAYICGEETALMEALEGKKGQPRFKPPFPASYGLYGQPTTINNVETFASVPSIIAKGGEWFLNLGKPNNGGTKIFSVTGHVQRPGNYEVPMGTPFKELLEMAGGLRPGRQLKAVIPGGTSTPMVGGEAMMAVTMDYDSIAKSGSALGAGSVIVIDDSVCIVKVVERIARFYMHESCGQCTPCREGMGWLWRVMHRLENGQGREEDLQLLLDVGSRIEGRTICALADGGVAPVVSSVRLFREEYEYHIRHKHCLVDGGAV; this comes from the coding sequence ATGTTCGTTAACGGTGTTACGTTGCAGAACCGTGGGTTGCCTGACTCCCACCGCCTTTCGGTGTATGCGGGGACCGGCGGCTACGATGCACTGCGCAGGGTGCTGCTGGACTCCATGGCGCCGGATCAGATCATCAGCGAGATAAAAAAATCCGCACTGCGTGGCCGGGGGGGCGCCGGTTTCCCTACCGGGCTGAAGTGGAGTTTCATGCCCAAGGGCGTGACCGGTACCAAATACCTGCTCTGCAATGCCGACGAGGGTGAACCCGGCACCTGCAAAGACCGGGACATCATGCGTTATGAACCCCATCGCCTGATCGAGGGCATGATTATCGGTGCCTACGCCATGGGGGCGAGTACCGGATATATTTTTATCCGCGGCGAGTTCGTGGAGCCGATCCACATTGTGGAGGGGGCGCTGGAAGAGGCCTACGCAAAGGGGTATCTGGGGCAGAATATCCTTGGCACCGATTTCTCCTTCGATCTGTATGTACATCGGGGGGCGGGTGCGTATATTTGCGGTGAGGAAACGGCGTTGATGGAGGCGTTGGAGGGGAAGAAAGGGCAGCCACGTTTCAAGCCGCCATTCCCCGCCAGCTATGGTCTCTATGGTCAGCCCACCACCATCAACAATGTGGAAACCTTTGCTTCGGTGCCGAGCATCATCGCCAAGGGCGGCGAGTGGTTCCTCAATCTGGGAAAACCCAACAATGGTGGCACCAAGATCTTTTCGGTGACCGGCCACGTGCAGCGGCCGGGTAACTACGAAGTTCCCATGGGTACCCCTTTCAAAGAACTCCTGGAAATGGCCGGAGGGCTGCGACCGGGGCGTCAGCTCAAGGCGGTGATTCCCGGCGGCACCAGTACTCCCATGGTGGGAGGCGAGGCCATGATGGCGGTCACCATGGATTATGACTCCATCGCCAAGTCAGGATCCGCCCTTGGGGCGGGGTCGGTCATCGTCATCGACGATAGTGTTTGCATTGTCAAGGTGGTGGAACGCATCGCCCGTTTTTACATGCACGAGTCCTGTGGCCAATGTACCCCGTGCCGGGAGGGTATGGGCTGGTTGTGGCGGGTGATGCATCGTCTCGAAAATGGCCAGGGCCGCGAAGAAGACCTGCAACTGCTGCTGGATGTGGGATCACGCATCGAGGGCCGCACCATCTGTGCCCTGGCGGATGGTGGTGTGGCTCCGGTAGTCAGCTCTGTGCGCCTGTTTCGTGAAGAATATGAATACCACATTCGGCATAAGCACTGTTTGGTGGATGGGGGGGCTGTCTGA
- the nuoI gene encoding NADH-quinone oxidoreductase subunit NuoI produces the protein MQFRPRQWFNTFFLTEMLRGMQLTGRYFFARKITVQYPEEQTPQSPRFRGLHALRRYANGEERCIACKLCEAVCPALAITIESDVRSDGTRRTTRYDIDLSKCIFCGLCEESCPVDSIVESRVLSYHGEIRGDLIYTKDMLLANGDRLEAELAADRDADRAYR, from the coding sequence ATGCAATTTCGCCCAAGGCAATGGTTCAACACTTTTTTCCTGACGGAGATGCTGCGCGGTATGCAGCTTACCGGCCGTTATTTTTTTGCGCGGAAGATCACCGTGCAATACCCCGAAGAACAGACGCCGCAATCGCCCCGTTTTCGCGGCCTGCACGCCTTGCGCCGCTATGCCAACGGTGAGGAACGCTGCATTGCCTGCAAACTCTGTGAGGCGGTATGTCCGGCGCTGGCCATTACCATCGAAAGCGACGTCCGTAGCGATGGAACGCGGCGGACGACGCGCTACGACATCGATCTCAGCAAGTGTATTTTTTGTGGACTCTGCGAAGAATCCTGTCCGGTAGACTCCATCGTCGAAAGCCGGGTGCTCTCTTATCATGGAGAAATTCGCGGCGACCTGATATATACCAAAGACATGCTGCTGGCCAATGGCGATCGTCTGGAAGCGGAGCTGGCTGCCGATCGCGATGCTGACCGCGCTTACCGCTGA
- the nuoL gene encoding NADH-quinone oxidoreductase subunit L, whose translation MWFFDWLNAFPPLAVYLVIPVAPLVGALVAGFWGWRLRDHAHWAPIIGVAIAFYLSLAVLWQTGHGITFYGDVYTWAVLGHLPVSVGFDIDSLTALMLVVVTFVSLSVHLYTVGYMHGDPGYARFFSYIALFTFSMIMLVMSNNFLQLFFGWEAVGLVSYLLIGFWFQRESANVAAIKAFIVNRVGDFGFLIGIAAVYHYCGSLDYRTVFAAVPHLIGQTLEIIPGHPWSVLTWIALLLFVGAMGKSAQVPLHVWLPESMEGPTPISALIHAATMVTAGIFMVARMSPIFEQSATALSVVLIIGAVTAFFMGLVGLVQNDIKRIIAYSTISQLGYMTAALGASAFSAAIFHLMTHAFFKALLFLAAGSVIHAMSNEQDIRKMGGLRKVMPITYITFLIGSLSLSGIPPFAGFFSKDLIIEAVGLSTLPGAGWAEWMLVAGAFVTALYTFRMFFLVFHGAPRMDAHTRAHLHESPWVITVPLIALAIPAVYAGWAYIGPVGLGHFLDSSLVVAPQWNTIGEIRAHWQGAGAFVLHSVETVPFWLALLGIAVAAWFYWLRPGLPEALTRFLSPIVWALQRKYGFDAFNQTVLVRGVLQLGALFWHVGDERLIDGIMVNGTAREIGKAALSWRRVQTGYIYHYAFAMIIGLILLMSYFVVWRG comes from the coding sequence ATGTGGTTTTTTGACTGGTTGAACGCCTTCCCTCCCCTCGCCGTGTATCTGGTTATCCCCGTGGCGCCACTGGTGGGTGCACTCGTGGCCGGTTTCTGGGGCTGGAGGCTCCGGGATCATGCGCATTGGGCGCCGATCATCGGGGTGGCCATTGCTTTCTATCTCTCGTTGGCCGTGCTCTGGCAAACCGGTCACGGTATAACCTTTTACGGAGATGTCTATACCTGGGCGGTATTGGGTCATCTGCCGGTATCCGTCGGATTTGACATCGACAGCCTGACGGCATTGATGCTGGTCGTTGTCACTTTTGTATCTCTGAGCGTGCATCTGTATACCGTTGGTTATATGCACGGCGATCCGGGTTACGCGCGTTTTTTCAGCTATATTGCCTTGTTCACGTTCAGTATGATCATGCTGGTGATGAGCAATAATTTTCTCCAGCTCTTTTTTGGCTGGGAAGCGGTGGGTCTGGTTTCCTACCTGCTCATCGGCTTCTGGTTTCAGCGTGAAAGTGCCAATGTCGCCGCGATCAAGGCATTTATCGTCAACCGTGTCGGTGATTTCGGCTTTTTGATCGGTATTGCCGCAGTATACCACTATTGTGGCAGTCTGGATTATCGTACGGTATTCGCGGCCGTACCTCATCTGATCGGACAAACACTGGAAATCATACCGGGACATCCCTGGAGTGTGCTGACCTGGATTGCCCTGCTGCTGTTTGTCGGCGCCATGGGCAAATCCGCGCAAGTGCCTTTACATGTTTGGTTGCCGGAATCCATGGAGGGCCCGACCCCCATCTCCGCCCTGATCCATGCGGCGACCATGGTCACGGCGGGTATTTTTATGGTCGCACGGATGTCGCCGATTTTTGAACAGTCCGCGACGGCCCTTTCGGTGGTGCTGATCATCGGCGCGGTAACGGCGTTCTTTATGGGGCTCGTCGGTCTGGTGCAGAATGATATCAAGCGTATCATCGCTTACTCGACCATTTCCCAGCTGGGTTACATGACGGCGGCGCTGGGTGCTTCCGCCTTCTCCGCGGCAATTTTTCACCTGATGACTCACGCCTTCTTCAAGGCCTTGCTATTTCTGGCCGCAGGTTCAGTGATCCATGCGATGTCCAACGAGCAGGATATCCGCAAAATGGGCGGGCTGCGCAAGGTCATGCCCATCACCTATATCACCTTTCTGATCGGCAGCCTGTCGTTGTCCGGTATTCCGCCCTTTGCCGGATTCTTCAGCAAGGACCTCATTATCGAGGCAGTAGGGCTCTCTACCCTTCCCGGAGCGGGCTGGGCGGAATGGATGCTGGTGGCTGGCGCCTTCGTCACGGCGCTCTATACCTTCCGGATGTTTTTCCTGGTCTTCCATGGCGCCCCGCGCATGGATGCCCACACCCGCGCACATCTGCACGAGTCACCCTGGGTGATTACCGTGCCCCTGATTGCGCTGGCGATTCCCGCGGTTTACGCGGGTTGGGCATATATTGGGCCCGTCGGCCTGGGGCACTTCCTGGATTCCTCCCTGGTCGTTGCCCCGCAGTGGAATACCATTGGGGAGATTCGTGCCCACTGGCAGGGTGCGGGCGCGTTCGTGCTGCACAGTGTGGAGACCGTACCGTTCTGGTTGGCGCTCTTGGGTATTGCCGTCGCTGCCTGGTTCTACTGGTTGCGGCCGGGCCTGCCTGAAGCGCTGACCCGGTTTCTCAGTCCCATTGTCTGGGCGCTGCAGCGCAAATACGGGTTTGATGCCTTCAACCAGACGGTACTGGTACGCGGCGTCTTACAGCTTGGCGCTTTGTTCTGGCACGTGGGCGACGAACGCCTGATCGACGGCATCATGGTCAACGGTACGGCCCGTGAAATCGGTAAGGCGGCATTATCCTGGCGACGTGTCCAGACGGGTTATATTTACCACTATGCTTTCGCAATGATTATCGGGTTGATTCTGCTCATGAGTTATTTTGTGGTCTGGAGAGGATAA
- a CDS encoding NADH-quinone oxidoreductase subunit M has protein sequence MTHSPLLSYAIWVPIIGGLLVLAVGDRRPEAARWLALVASLVAFAVTIPLFTGFDTHTAAMQYSERVAWIPSLNIFYHLGIDGISLWFILLTSFLTVLVVISSWKNVQERVAQFMAAFLIMEGLMIGVFCALDAILFYVFWEAMLIPMFLIIGVWGGPRRVYATIKFFLYTFLGSVLMLVALLYLYFHSGDSFSLLEFQKTPLGMSAQTLIFLAFFFAFAVKIPMWPVHTWLPDAHVEAPTGGSVILAAVMLKMGAYGFLRLSLPIVPDASHKLAWLMIVLSLIAIIYVALVAIVQEDMKKLIAYSSIAHMGFVTLGFFVFNSVAIEGGIIQMLSHGFVSAAMFLCVGVLYDRMHTRSIKAYGGVANVMPVFAALMMLFAMGNVGLPGTSGFVGEFMVVLGTYQVNPWLAILAATSLITGAGYTLWLFKRVIFGSVVQPEVARLKDLDGREVLVLGTLAAFTLLLGLWPAPFLDIVHSSVQHLVTQVSLSKIPA, from the coding sequence ATGACGCACTCCCCTCTCCTCAGTTACGCCATCTGGGTGCCGATCATCGGTGGTCTGCTGGTCCTTGCGGTGGGCGATCGCCGTCCCGAGGCCGCGCGCTGGCTGGCACTGGTGGCCTCGCTGGTTGCTTTCGCCGTGACCATTCCCCTCTTTACCGGATTCGATACCCATACGGCGGCGATGCAGTACAGCGAACGGGTCGCCTGGATTCCCTCCCTGAACATCTTTTATCACCTCGGGATCGACGGAATTTCCCTGTGGTTTATCCTGCTCACCAGTTTCCTGACGGTGTTGGTGGTCATCAGTTCCTGGAAAAACGTGCAGGAGCGGGTGGCACAATTCATGGCGGCTTTCCTGATCATGGAGGGTCTGATGATTGGTGTCTTCTGTGCGCTGGACGCCATTCTGTTCTATGTGTTCTGGGAAGCCATGCTCATCCCCATGTTCCTGATCATCGGGGTCTGGGGTGGTCCGCGGCGGGTCTACGCGACCATCAAGTTCTTTCTCTATACCTTTCTCGGATCGGTACTGATGCTGGTAGCGCTGCTCTATCTGTACTTCCATAGTGGGGATAGTTTCAGTTTGTTGGAGTTTCAGAAAACCCCTTTGGGCATGAGCGCGCAGACGCTTATCTTCTTGGCCTTTTTCTTTGCCTTCGCGGTAAAAATTCCCATGTGGCCGGTGCATACGTGGTTGCCGGACGCCCATGTCGAGGCTCCTACTGGGGGCTCCGTCATCCTGGCAGCGGTAATGCTCAAGATGGGCGCCTACGGCTTCCTGCGCCTGAGCCTGCCGATTGTGCCCGACGCGAGTCACAAATTGGCCTGGCTGATGATTGTCCTGTCCCTCATCGCCATTATCTATGTCGCGCTGGTGGCGATCGTGCAGGAGGATATGAAAAAGCTGATCGCCTATTCCTCCATCGCTCATATGGGTTTCGTGACGCTGGGATTTTTTGTGTTCAATAGCGTGGCGATCGAGGGCGGTATCATTCAAATGTTATCGCACGGCTTTGTCAGTGCAGCCATGTTCCTCTGTGTCGGCGTACTCTATGATCGGATGCATACCCGCAGTATCAAAGCTTACGGAGGGGTGGCCAATGTCATGCCGGTTTTTGCTGCGCTGATGATGCTCTTTGCCATGGGTAATGTCGGCCTACCGGGGACGTCGGGTTTTGTCGGCGAATTCATGGTGGTGCTCGGGACCTATCAGGTAAACCCCTGGTTGGCGATTCTGGCGGCCACCAGCCTGATTACCGGCGCTGGATATACCCTCTGGCTTTTCAAGCGGGTGATTTTCGGCAGTGTTGTCCAGCCCGAAGTGGCCAGACTGAAAGACCTCGATGGCCGGGAGGTGTTGGTGCTCGGTACCCTGGCGGCCTTTACCCTGCTGCTCGGCCTCTGGCCAGCGCCCTTCCTCGATATCGTGCACAGCTCGGTACAGCACCTGGTGACCCAGGTGTCTCTCTCCAAGATTCCGGCGTAA
- the nuoE gene encoding NADH-quinone oxidoreductase subunit NuoE yields the protein MLSEKSLAEIARERAKYPADQARSVLLAALRIAQEEHGYLSDAVMEHIAGLLGIPAIQVYEAATFYSMYDLQPVGRHKLCVCGSVSCFLNGSDAILQHLSERLGVSPGETTADGLFTLQEVECLGACKDAPMLQVGDHYYENLTQESLDALLAKLRGESDDVR from the coding sequence ATGTTATCGGAAAAGTCTCTGGCAGAAATTGCTCGTGAGCGGGCTAAATATCCGGCGGATCAGGCGCGTTCCGTCCTGTTGGCGGCGCTGCGCATCGCCCAGGAGGAGCACGGCTATCTGAGTGACGCGGTGATGGAGCATATCGCCGGTCTGCTCGGCATCCCGGCGATTCAGGTCTATGAGGCGGCAACTTTTTACAGCATGTACGATCTCCAGCCGGTGGGGCGGCATAAACTCTGCGTCTGTGGTAGCGTCTCCTGCTTTCTGAATGGATCCGACGCGATACTTCAACACCTGAGCGAGCGCCTGGGTGTGAGCCCTGGTGAGACGACCGCGGACGGTCTCTTTACCCTGCAGGAAGTGGAGTGCCTGGGTGCCTGTAAAGACGCACCGATGCTGCAGGTCGGTGATCACTATTACGAGAATCTGACGCAGGAAAGTCTGGATGCCTTGCTGGCGAAATTACGGGGGGAGTCCGACGATGTTCGTTAA
- a CDS encoding NADH-quinone oxidoreductase subunit J yields MLPVTTILFYIFSAILLGSATLVITARNPVYATLYLVLAFFNAAALFILLGAEFLGLILILVYVGAVMVLFLFVVMMLDINLARIKEGFLSYLPLGLAIAILGVLELAVVFWTSSLGHIPAPAALPADTDNTRALGILLYTKYLYPFEIAAVILLVAIIAAIALTLRRRTGTKTQNIAAQMAVRAKDRVQLVDLREPE; encoded by the coding sequence ATGCTGCCAGTAACCACGATTCTGTTTTATATCTTCTCCGCTATATTGCTGGGCTCTGCAACGCTGGTGATCACGGCGCGTAATCCGGTGTACGCGACCCTGTATCTGGTGCTGGCGTTTTTTAATGCTGCCGCCCTGTTCATCCTGCTGGGAGCTGAATTCCTGGGGTTGATTCTGATTCTGGTCTATGTGGGCGCGGTGATGGTGCTTTTCCTCTTTGTGGTGATGATGCTGGATATCAACCTGGCACGTATCAAGGAAGGCTTTCTCAGTTATCTGCCATTGGGTCTTGCTATTGCCATCCTCGGTGTTCTGGAGCTGGCGGTCGTTTTCTGGACGTCTTCCCTGGGCCATATCCCTGCGCCCGCCGCACTCCCGGCGGATACCGACAATACCCGGGCACTGGGGATCCTACTGTATACCAAATATCTGTATCCATTTGAAATAGCAGCAGTAATTCTGCTCGTGGCGATTATCGCCGCCATCGCCCTGACCTTGCGGCGCCGGACTGGCACCAAAACCCAGAACATTGCCGCGCAGATGGCGGTGCGGGCCAAAGACCGGGTACAACTCGTGGATTTGCGGGAGCCTGAATGA
- the nuoG gene encoding NADH-quinone oxidoreductase subunit NuoG, whose product MPHIEIDGQSIEVVPGTTIMEAAQALGIYIPFFCYHPKLSVAANCRMCLVDVEKAPKPLPACATPVADGMKVATASRKAKMAQQGVLEFLLINHPLDCPICDQGGECPLQDITMGFANPHSQYAEEKRVVQDPNIGPLIATEMTRCIQCTRCVRFGQEIGGIMELGATGRGEHMAIGTYVAKAVQSELSGNMIDLCPVGALTSKPFRFKARSWELKHTPGLCPHCSTGCNTDVQSLGREVLRVLPRVNQAVNEEWICDKGRYAYTGLQAEDRVTRPLLRVDGVWREASWAEALDVALSGLEQVIARHGAERLAGLISAQSGNEELFLFQALLRGMGSPHVDHRLRQQDFRADAAMPVYPALNMALEDLEREPLILLCHAFPRQQQPLTNHRLRKSVLQGGKVIAIDSLRQDFNYPVTQLVAEAGADLALYAALCSQLSGHAGKTGAESLADVASDLLAADNPLILIGSALLHHPQAAAMIAQIESLAGLAGARVGWLAQDANSAGAWLSGCVPHRLPGGHRAQTMGLPADALWDADMQGFILLGIEPGVDAMRGVAALAALQKAEFVLSIAQFAGEAKQYADVILPMAAFAEGAGSFINNEGRLQTFRAAVKTPEEARPAWKILRVLGDGLNLPGFQFNELSEVTATWQREIGEYALDVPPFRTFPVLEPVPVSPYADDGLRRLGDWPLFRGDPLVRRAIPLTQPAVVKMHPDQVGALALQGDFVEISTPGGKACLPLVVDARIPMGTVWVPMGYAETATLGAAYTACSVSTATPPATATGT is encoded by the coding sequence ATGCCGCATATCGAGATCGACGGACAGTCCATCGAGGTCGTACCAGGGACCACCATCATGGAGGCGGCCCAGGCTTTGGGGATCTATATCCCCTTCTTTTGTTATCACCCCAAACTGTCGGTAGCGGCCAATTGCCGCATGTGTCTGGTAGATGTGGAAAAGGCTCCCAAGCCATTGCCGGCCTGCGCGACGCCCGTCGCAGACGGCATGAAGGTCGCCACAGCGTCGCGCAAGGCGAAGATGGCGCAGCAGGGTGTGCTGGAGTTTCTGCTCATCAACCATCCCCTGGATTGCCCCATCTGCGATCAGGGCGGCGAATGTCCCCTGCAGGACATCACCATGGGCTTTGCCAACCCGCACAGCCAGTACGCCGAAGAGAAGCGGGTCGTGCAGGACCCCAACATCGGGCCGCTCATCGCCACGGAAATGACGCGCTGCATCCAGTGCACCCGTTGCGTGCGCTTCGGTCAGGAAATCGGCGGAATCATGGAACTGGGAGCGACGGGGCGTGGCGAACATATGGCTATTGGCACCTACGTCGCCAAGGCTGTGCAGTCTGAATTATCCGGCAACATGATTGATCTCTGTCCGGTAGGCGCGTTGACCAGCAAACCTTTTCGTTTCAAGGCCCGTTCCTGGGAACTGAAGCACACGCCGGGGCTTTGCCCGCATTGTTCGACGGGCTGTAATACCGACGTGCAGAGCCTGGGCCGCGAAGTGTTGCGGGTTCTGCCGCGTGTCAATCAGGCGGTGAATGAAGAGTGGATTTGTGACAAGGGACGTTATGCCTATACCGGCCTACAAGCGGAAGACCGCGTGACGCGGCCTTTGCTGCGTGTCGACGGCGTATGGCGTGAGGCTTCGTGGGCGGAAGCGTTGGATGTCGCCTTGTCGGGACTGGAGCAGGTGATTGCCCGGCATGGTGCGGAACGGCTGGCCGGACTCATTTCGGCGCAGTCCGGCAATGAAGAACTGTTCCTTTTCCAGGCCTTGCTGCGCGGCATGGGCAGCCCTCATGTGGACCATCGTTTGCGTCAGCAGGATTTCCGCGCGGATGCCGCAATGCCGGTCTATCCGGCGCTGAACATGGCTCTGGAAGATCTGGAGCGCGAGCCGCTCATATTGCTCTGCCATGCCTTTCCGCGGCAACAGCAGCCGCTGACCAACCATCGTTTGCGCAAGTCGGTGTTGCAGGGCGGCAAGGTGATTGCCATCGACAGCCTGCGGCAGGATTTCAACTACCCCGTCACCCAGCTGGTGGCGGAAGCAGGCGCCGACCTGGCCCTCTATGCGGCGCTCTGCAGCCAGTTGTCCGGTCACGCCGGGAAAACCGGCGCGGAGTCTCTGGCCGATGTCGCGAGTGATCTGCTGGCGGCGGATAACCCCCTGATCCTCATTGGCAGTGCCTTGCTGCATCACCCGCAGGCGGCGGCGATGATCGCACAGATCGAGTCGCTTGCCGGGTTGGCGGGCGCACGGGTGGGCTGGCTGGCGCAAGACGCCAATAGCGCCGGTGCCTGGCTGAGTGGTTGTGTGCCGCACCGTCTGCCGGGGGGGCATCGGGCGCAGACGATGGGGTTACCTGCCGATGCGCTTTGGGATGCGGATATGCAGGGCTTCATACTCCTGGGTATAGAGCCGGGCGTGGACGCGATGCGCGGCGTGGCCGCACTGGCGGCATTGCAAAAAGCGGAGTTTGTGCTGAGCATCGCGCAGTTTGCGGGCGAGGCGAAACAGTATGCCGATGTGATTCTGCCCATGGCGGCCTTTGCCGAGGGGGCCGGATCCTTCATCAATAACGAAGGGCGTCTGCAAACCTTCCGCGCCGCGGTAAAAACGCCGGAGGAGGCACGTCCGGCCTGGAAGATACTGCGTGTACTCGGTGACGGCCTTAATCTGCCAGGATTCCAGTTTAATGAACTGAGCGAAGTAACGGCCACCTGGCAGCGTGAAATCGGCGAGTATGCCCTGGATGTGCCGCCTTTCCGTACCTTCCCGGTCTTGGAACCAGTTCCGGTGTCCCCGTATGCAGACGACGGATTGCGCCGTCTGGGCGATTGGCCCCTTTTCCGGGGCGACCCGCTGGTGCGGCGTGCCATACCCCTCACCCAGCCCGCTGTGGTGAAAATGCATCCGGATCAGGTCGGGGCGCTGGCCCTGCAGGGGGATTTCGTGGAAATCAGCACCCCTGGCGGCAAGGCCTGCCTGCCTCTGGTAGTGGATGCCCGGATTCCGATGGGTACCGTCTGGGTGCCTATGGGATATGCCGAGACGGCGACATTGGGTGCAGCCTACACGGCCTGCTCGGTGAGCACGGCGACGCCGCCCGCCACCGCGACCGGTACTTAG